A genomic window from Dehalobacter sp. 12DCB1 includes:
- the nuoL gene encoding NADH-quinone oxidoreductase subunit L yields MIDFALNNAWLIPLLPALAFALIVFVTKTSQKLSAFISILGILVSFVLSVAIGIGVLQRGEFLIEHPLKVVVPWFSMHGLTIDVGTQIDPTSAMMLFVVTLVASLVQIYSLGYMHGDPGFSRFYSYLSLFAASMLGLVIAPNLLQMFVFWELVGLCSYLLIGFWYEKNSAREAAKKAFITCRAGDFGLLLGIILLQVNFGTLDLQELAEMIPNFAQYTTLSAGALTAIAIVLFLGPMAKSGQFPFHVWLPDAMEGPTPVSALIHAATMVVAGVYLVGRTLTLFITLPSAMVFIAIIGGFTAIFAASIALTQTEMKKILAYSTVSQLGYMMLALGAGSLTASMFHLFTHAFFKALLFLCAGAVLHAMHNEASIAKYGGLKKYMPVTYWTMLVGCLAISGIFPFAGFFSKDLILEVTYAASSLSGHAAGPFQGVYTVLFILAALTALLTAFYMFRMFFICFHGELRSHDAHPHEAPKTMTIPLIILAVFSLAGGWVGWPGLGEGHAFGYFIRLGHFHEVETNWFLIILSTALALIGIGTAALFYLKKTFSAEAVAQKIPFLYKLSLNKYYIDEFYLWIIRHIIDAFGRILWWVDVVVVDGIVNGLAKLTRDSGDAARRVNTGQLQHYAMVFFVGVIVLIMLLTTADLSQLNIGLLGGVK; encoded by the coding sequence ATGATTGATTTTGCTCTGAATAACGCCTGGTTGATTCCGCTGTTGCCAGCGTTGGCTTTTGCTCTGATCGTTTTTGTGACGAAAACCTCGCAAAAGCTGAGCGCCTTCATTTCCATTCTGGGCATCCTTGTATCGTTTGTACTGTCGGTTGCTATTGGGATAGGCGTACTTCAACGTGGCGAATTCTTAATAGAACATCCTTTAAAAGTCGTTGTTCCCTGGTTCAGTATGCATGGGCTCACGATCGACGTAGGAACACAGATCGATCCTACCTCGGCCATGATGCTTTTCGTGGTGACGTTGGTCGCGTCTTTGGTCCAGATCTATTCTCTCGGCTATATGCACGGAGATCCTGGATTTTCCCGTTTTTATTCCTACCTTTCACTCTTTGCCGCCTCGATGCTGGGGTTGGTCATTGCGCCGAACCTCCTGCAAATGTTTGTCTTCTGGGAACTGGTCGGCCTGTGTTCCTATCTGCTGATCGGTTTCTGGTACGAGAAGAATTCAGCGCGTGAAGCAGCGAAAAAAGCTTTTATTACCTGCCGCGCAGGGGACTTCGGCTTGTTGCTGGGGATTATCCTTCTGCAAGTGAACTTCGGAACCCTTGATCTGCAGGAACTCGCTGAAATGATCCCGAATTTTGCGCAGTACACGACCCTTTCGGCCGGCGCGCTGACCGCAATCGCGATCGTGCTGTTTCTTGGGCCCATGGCCAAATCCGGTCAGTTTCCATTCCATGTCTGGCTTCCCGACGCGATGGAAGGCCCTACTCCGGTCAGTGCACTGATCCATGCGGCTACCATGGTTGTGGCAGGGGTCTATCTGGTTGGCAGAACGCTTACGCTGTTCATTACGCTTCCTTCGGCAATGGTTTTTATAGCGATTATCGGCGGTTTCACCGCAATCTTTGCGGCCTCTATTGCCTTAACGCAGACCGAGATGAAAAAGATCCTGGCTTACTCAACGGTTTCCCAGCTCGGCTACATGATGCTGGCCCTTGGAGCAGGAAGCCTTACCGCGAGTATGTTTCATTTGTTCACCCACGCTTTCTTCAAAGCGCTGCTCTTCCTTTGCGCAGGCGCTGTGCTTCATGCGATGCACAACGAAGCCAGCATTGCGAAATACGGCGGTTTGAAAAAATACATGCCGGTCACTTACTGGACCATGCTGGTTGGCTGCCTGGCCATTTCCGGTATCTTTCCATTTGCCGGCTTCTTCAGTAAGGACCTGATCCTGGAAGTCACCTATGCTGCTTCATCGTTATCGGGACATGCTGCCGGTCCATTCCAGGGCGTCTACACGGTCCTGTTTATTCTGGCAGCGTTGACGGCCCTACTGACGGCATTTTATATGTTCAGGATGTTCTTCATCTGCTTCCACGGTGAACTCAGAAGCCATGATGCGCATCCGCATGAAGCACCGAAGACCATGACGATCCCGCTCATCATTCTTGCTGTGTTTTCGCTGGCCGGCGGCTGGGTAGGCTGGCCGGGACTTGGGGAAGGACATGCTTTTGGTTACTTCATCCGATTGGGCCATTTCCATGAGGTGGAAACCAACTGGTTCCTGATCATCCTGTCAACAGCTTTGGCGTTGATCGGAATTGGAACGGCTGCGCTGTTCTATCTGAAGAAGACATTCTCAGCTGAAGCCGTTGCCCAAAAGATCCCGTTCCTGTATAAGCTTTCGCTGAACAAATACTATATCGATGAATTTTACCTCTGGATCATCCGTCACATCATTGATGCATTCGGCCGGATTTTGTGGTGGGTTGATGTGGTTGTGGTCGACGGTATTGTCAACGGTCTCGCGAAGCTTACCCGGGATTCGGGTGATGCTGCCCGCAGAGTCAATACAGGACAGCTTCAACACTATGCCATGGTCTTTTTTGTCGGCGTAATCGTTCTGATTATGCTATTAACGACGGCAGACTTAAGTCAACTGAATATCGGGCTGCTGGGAGGTGTCAAGTAA
- a CDS encoding NADH-quinone oxidoreductase subunit I — protein sequence MYGQGLLKGLSISIRHFFKKKVTEMYPEQKPNLPKRSRGWFELTPDKCTACGLCVNACPNGIISIESYKDENNKRKLVQYRMLMESCIFCGFCVEACPQDALYNTQAFEQTVFFREDLNRILYKGEPQSVQAERSEA from the coding sequence GTGTACGGACAAGGACTTTTAAAAGGCTTAAGCATATCAATCAGACACTTTTTCAAAAAGAAAGTCACAGAGATGTACCCGGAGCAAAAGCCTAACCTGCCAAAGCGCTCCCGGGGATGGTTTGAACTGACCCCGGATAAATGTACGGCATGCGGACTTTGCGTCAACGCTTGTCCCAACGGGATTATCTCGATTGAAAGCTATAAGGATGAGAACAACAAAAGAAAGCTGGTTCAGTATCGTATGCTGATGGAAAGCTGTATTTTCTGCGGGTTTTGTGTTGAAGCCTGTCCTCAAGATGCTTTGTACAATACGCAAGCTTTTGAACAGACGGTCTTCTTCCGGGAAGATCTTAACAGAATCCTCTATAAAGGTGAGCCTCAGTCGGTTCAGGCTGAAAGGAGTGAAGCGTGA
- a CDS encoding NADH-quinone oxidoreductase subunit M: MNFPVLTTILLAPIIGALISVFIPKEKSGAIKAVAGITTFISLALSIFVYYIYYTQNLAVGGFAFTEDIPFVTDLGVVYSLGVDGLSLPLLLLTNVIGFSAVFSRSWSVEKRAKEFYILLLILIAGVMGTFIARDLFIFFLFYEVVVIPIYIMVIIWGSGSKTKDVNKEYAGMKLTIYLLIGSAFLLAGLIWMYVLAGNMLGTPTFDIEKLATLNFSENLQIAIFGLMALGFTSLISMFPFHSWSPDGYAGAPTAVSMIHAGVLKKIGGYGLIRIGIFIFPLGAKFWAPLIAILAVCNVLYAAFISLAQKDMKYVVGYSSVSHMGFVLIGIASLNVIGLNGAVANMFAHGVMAALFFSVVGYIYAETKTRHIPDLGGVAHQMPRLAGVFLVATMASAGLPGLITFVPEFTVFMGAFSEPAIRIPAILALTGIIIGAVYVLRMAANVLFGPRKTEWDGKMDIKGSYMIPVIVLVAFTVIFGLFPSLLMDMVNSGIEPIAERLVEASSQIGGNL, translated from the coding sequence ATGAATTTTCCTGTCTTAACCACCATTTTACTGGCACCGATCATCGGTGCGCTGATCAGTGTCTTTATACCGAAAGAGAAATCCGGCGCGATCAAAGCCGTTGCCGGCATCACGACGTTTATTTCCCTTGCCCTGTCCATTTTTGTGTATTATATTTATTACACGCAGAACTTGGCTGTCGGCGGGTTCGCCTTTACGGAAGATATTCCGTTTGTGACGGATTTGGGTGTTGTCTATTCGCTTGGGGTTGACGGCTTGAGCCTGCCGCTCCTGCTGCTGACCAACGTTATTGGTTTTTCAGCAGTGTTTTCCCGTTCCTGGAGTGTCGAGAAAAGAGCCAAAGAGTTCTATATCCTGCTGCTGATCCTGATTGCCGGGGTTATGGGAACTTTCATTGCCAGAGACCTGTTTATCTTCTTCTTGTTCTATGAAGTGGTGGTCATTCCAATTTACATCATGGTAATCATCTGGGGAAGCGGCAGCAAAACAAAAGATGTTAACAAAGAATACGCCGGTATGAAACTGACGATCTATCTACTGATCGGAAGTGCCTTCCTTCTGGCCGGATTGATTTGGATGTATGTATTGGCCGGCAATATGCTCGGAACGCCAACCTTTGATATTGAAAAGCTCGCGACACTGAACTTCTCCGAAAATCTTCAGATTGCGATCTTTGGCCTGATGGCGCTTGGCTTCACGTCCCTGATCTCCATGTTTCCATTTCACTCTTGGTCACCGGACGGATATGCCGGTGCGCCGACTGCGGTTTCCATGATTCACGCCGGTGTTCTGAAAAAGATTGGCGGCTATGGTCTTATCCGGATCGGTATCTTTATCTTCCCGCTCGGTGCTAAATTCTGGGCGCCGCTGATTGCGATCCTGGCTGTCTGCAACGTGCTGTACGCGGCGTTCATCAGCCTGGCCCAAAAAGACATGAAATATGTCGTCGGATATTCCAGCGTGAGCCATATGGGTTTCGTACTGATCGGTATCGCATCGCTTAATGTAATTGGTTTGAACGGTGCGGTTGCCAATATGTTTGCGCATGGTGTCATGGCGGCTCTGTTCTTCTCGGTCGTCGGCTATATCTATGCTGAAACGAAAACCAGGCATATCCCTGATCTCGGAGGGGTCGCACATCAGATGCCGCGTCTAGCCGGTGTGTTCCTAGTAGCGACGATGGCTTCGGCCGGATTGCCGGGCTTAATCACGTTTGTTCCTGAGTTCACCGTATTTATGGGCGCTTTTAGCGAACCTGCCATCAGGATTCCTGCGATTCTGGCCCTGACGGGAATTATTATTGGAGCCGTCTATGTCCTCAGAATGGCAGCCAATGTACTGTTTGGGCCACGCAAGACAGAATGGGACGGGAAAATGGATATCAAAGGCTCCTATATGATTCCGGTCATCGTTCTGGTCGCGTTCACCGTCATCTTCGGTTTATTCCCATCCTTGCTGATGGATATGGTCAATTCAGGGATAGAGCCTATTGCTGAAAGACTGGTCGAGGCCAGCTCCCAGATAGGAGGTAACCTGTAA
- a CDS encoding NADH-quinone oxidoreductase subunit D, with amino-acid sequence MNDIRTQEMNLNFGPQHPSTHGVYRGVFTMQGEYITKCVNHIGYLHRGIEKLAESRTYTQFIPYNGRLDYVSGMLNEEAYVRAVEKLMGISNQVPERAEYIRVIMAELQRIASHLVFYSSMALDMAGFTPWTYGFRERDTILDLFEMAAGSRMMPNYMRFGGVAADLNEEFMPALRKLLDIMPKCIEEYHGILTGNEIFQARTKGVAPLSREKALIYGISGPSARASGIDYDLRRDEPYGIYDRFKFNVPVRQTGDTFDRYIVRMDEMAESVKILEQAYRELPEGPVLAKVPKIIKPPAGEVYHRIEHSKGHLGFHIVSDGTAKPYRLRICSPCFVNVAIFEEMAVGLHLQDAVVAFASLDIVLGEIDR; translated from the coding sequence ATGAATGACATAAGAACTCAGGAGATGAACTTAAACTTTGGTCCTCAGCACCCCAGTACGCACGGGGTGTATCGCGGCGTGTTCACGATGCAGGGCGAATATATTACCAAGTGCGTGAACCATATCGGTTATCTGCACCGCGGCATTGAAAAATTAGCGGAGTCCCGCACCTATACCCAGTTTATTCCATACAACGGACGGCTGGACTATGTTTCAGGCATGTTGAATGAAGAGGCTTATGTCCGTGCGGTGGAAAAATTGATGGGTATTTCCAATCAGGTTCCAGAACGAGCTGAATATATCCGGGTGATTATGGCGGAACTTCAGCGTATTGCCAGCCACCTGGTGTTTTATTCCTCGATGGCGCTGGACATGGCCGGTTTTACACCTTGGACCTACGGGTTTAGAGAGAGAGACACAATTCTAGATTTATTTGAAATGGCAGCCGGCAGCCGCATGATGCCGAATTATATGCGGTTTGGTGGCGTTGCAGCTGATCTGAACGAAGAATTTATGCCTGCTCTGCGCAAATTGCTCGATATCATGCCTAAATGCATAGAGGAGTACCACGGTATTTTAACAGGCAATGAGATATTCCAGGCCCGTACAAAGGGGGTTGCCCCGCTTTCCCGCGAAAAGGCTTTGATTTACGGGATATCCGGTCCTTCGGCCAGGGCTTCAGGCATTGATTATGACCTGCGCCGGGATGAGCCCTACGGAATCTATGACCGTTTCAAATTTAATGTGCCGGTTCGTCAGACTGGGGACACGTTTGATCGTTATATCGTTCGTATGGACGAGATGGCTGAAAGCGTCAAAATTTTGGAACAGGCTTATAGAGAACTTCCGGAAGGTCCGGTTTTGGCCAAGGTCCCGAAAATAATTAAACCTCCTGCCGGAGAAGTCTATCACCGTATCGAGCATTCCAAAGGGCATCTTGGTTTCCATATTGTGAGTGACGGTACAGCCAAACCTTACCGTTTAAGGATTTGTTCTCCCTGTTTTGTGAATGTGGCAATTTTTGAAGAAATGGCTGTCGGTTTGCATCTACAGGATGCAGTCGTTGCCTTTGCTTCCTTAGACATTGTATTGGGAGAAATTGATCGCTAA
- the nuoK gene encoding NADH-quinone oxidoreductase subunit NuoK, with the protein MSSIIHFLFNIGLPHFLILSGTLFFIGLFSVLAKRNLIAILMGMEIMLSSVNINLVAFNRYTTAPALHGHVFALFVIALAAAEVSVGLALIISVYRQHKSVEADDIDSMKW; encoded by the coding sequence ATGAGTAGTATCATCCATTTTCTATTCAACATTGGATTGCCGCATTTTCTAATTCTTAGCGGAACTCTTTTCTTCATCGGACTTTTCAGTGTTCTGGCCAAAAGAAACCTGATTGCGATCCTCATGGGAATGGAAATCATGCTGAGTTCAGTCAACATCAATCTTGTTGCATTTAACAGATATACCACTGCACCGGCTTTGCACGGCCACGTCTTTGCGCTCTTTGTGATCGCCTTGGCAGCAGCGGAAGTATCCGTAGGCTTGGCCTTGATTATTTCTGTCTACCGCCAGCACAAGTCAGTTGAAGCGGATGATATCGATTCGATGAAATGGTAG
- a CDS encoding NADH-quinone oxidoreductase subunit C has product MDKKMDRQALVNLLNEKIGAQAEVFEDNTEGSIKVSRLKLVETMQELRENPQYKFDVLMNLSSVDYPENFTVIYHLFSIEHKHYLTVKVEISKENACRVPSVSSVWKAAQVHEREAFDLMGILFDGHPDLRRILLPEDFTGHPLRKDFTQQAD; this is encoded by the coding sequence ATGGATAAGAAGATGGATCGTCAAGCATTGGTTAATTTACTCAATGAGAAGATAGGTGCTCAAGCGGAAGTCTTTGAGGATAATACGGAAGGTTCCATAAAAGTATCCCGCCTAAAGCTTGTGGAAACCATGCAGGAACTTAGGGAAAATCCGCAGTACAAATTCGATGTTCTAATGAATCTGAGCTCTGTGGATTATCCAGAAAACTTCACTGTGATCTATCACCTGTTTTCGATTGAGCATAAGCACTATTTGACTGTTAAAGTGGAAATAAGCAAAGAGAATGCTTGTCGGGTACCGTCGGTCAGTTCCGTCTGGAAAGCGGCTCAGGTGCACGAAAGGGAAGCTTTCGATTTGATGGGGATTTTATTTGACGGTCATCCTGATCTCAGAAGGATTCTACTGCCGGAGGATTTTACCGGACATCCTTTGCGCAAAGATTTTACGCAGCAGGCTGATTAA
- a CDS encoding NADH-quinone oxidoreductase subunit B, which yields MDVVKKNYKVEVPEYEMPNNIIMCKIEDALNWCRSRSFWPLTFGLACCAFEMMAAGDARYDIARFGSEVFRPSPRQCDLLIIAGTVTKKMEPIVARLYEQMAEPKYVLAMGSCAISGGPFKDSYSVVKGADTFLPVDVYVPGCPPRPEALFHGLLELRKKVTNPRKFAENNKERIIQNG from the coding sequence ATGGATGTAGTCAAGAAAAACTATAAAGTTGAAGTCCCGGAATATGAAATGCCAAACAATATCATCATGTGCAAGATTGAAGATGCGCTGAACTGGTGCCGTTCCCGCTCGTTCTGGCCGTTGACGTTCGGTCTAGCCTGCTGTGCGTTTGAAATGATGGCAGCCGGAGATGCCCGCTATGACATCGCGCGTTTCGGATCCGAAGTATTCAGACCTTCGCCGCGTCAGTGCGACCTTCTGATTATCGCGGGAACAGTCACGAAAAAAATGGAACCGATTGTTGCCCGACTGTATGAACAAATGGCCGAACCGAAATACGTGCTGGCAATGGGCAGTTGCGCGATCAGCGGCGGTCCGTTCAAAGACTCCTATAGTGTTGTAAAAGGAGCCGATACGTTCTTGCCGGTAGATGTCTACGTACCGGGCTGTCCGCCAAGACCCGAAGCACTGTTCCACGGACTTCTCGAGCTGCGGAAGAAAGTGACGAATCCCAGAAAGTTTGCTGAGAACAACAAGGAGAGGATCATACAGAATGGATAA
- a CDS encoding NADH-quinone oxidoreductase subunit A, translating into MLINYAGIAVILAWGIVFPVILLVVQRLLCPNNPTKAKMLTYECGLDTQGDTWIRFKISYFMYALIFVVFDVETIFLYPWAMLFQNLGLFAIIEMVIFIAILILGFAYAWKEGALEWM; encoded by the coding sequence ATGTTAATTAATTACGCAGGAATCGCAGTAATTTTAGCGTGGGGAATTGTATTTCCGGTAATTCTGCTGGTGGTTCAGAGACTGCTCTGTCCAAACAATCCAACCAAGGCGAAAATGTTGACTTACGAGTGTGGTCTTGATACCCAGGGGGATACGTGGATTCGTTTTAAAATTAGTTATTTTATGTATGCCTTAATTTTCGTAGTCTTTGATGTTGAAACAATTTTTCTCTATCCTTGGGCGATGTTGTTTCAAAATCTAGGCTTGTTTGCCATTATTGAGATGGTGATCTTTATTGCAATTCTCATTCTTGGATTTGCCTATGCCTGGAAGGAAGGTGCTCTTGAATGGATGTAG
- a CDS encoding desulfoferrodoxin → MTNLREIYKCNVCGNVVEIVHTGAPALVCCGQPMEKLEGRSEDMGLEKHLPIVQVTEKGIKVTVGSIEHPMEEKHFIQFIEVLTADKVCRAELKPGQKPEASFPVDIAAVLEVREYCNVHGLWKTK, encoded by the coding sequence ATGACAAATTTAAGAGAGATCTATAAGTGCAACGTCTGTGGCAATGTTGTGGAGATTGTTCACACAGGGGCTCCGGCCTTGGTATGCTGCGGCCAGCCCATGGAAAAGCTCGAGGGACGTTCGGAAGATATGGGATTGGAAAAACACCTCCCGATAGTTCAAGTAACAGAAAAGGGCATTAAAGTCACTGTCGGAAGCATTGAACACCCCATGGAAGAAAAACATTTTATTCAGTTCATCGAAGTTCTGACTGCAGATAAAGTCTGTCGTGCAGAGCTAAAACCCGGCCAGAAACCTGAGGCTTCTTTCCCAGTAGATATCGCAGCCGTTCTCGAAGTCAGAGAATACTGCAATGTTCATGGACTCTGGAAAACAAAATAG
- the nuoH gene encoding NADH-quinone oxidoreductase subunit NuoH yields the protein MVLFLVWVDMFRQWLVGIGIPALPAEILIKTILVLIVIIFVLTNLIVLVWLERKFAAFYADRVGPNRLGPAGFLQFPVDIVKMLGKEDIIPENVDRPVFKIASICAFLTAIMGWAVIPLGKGMILEDLNVGLLYFIAIGSTGTIAFVMAGFASNNKYALLGGMRTAAQMISYEIPLAFSLLGIVMITGSLSLTEIVDAQKNVWFVFPQILAFFAYFVCSIAETNRGPFDLAEGEQELVAGYFVEYSGIRYALFMVAEYTHLVAVSAIAAVVFLGGWNAPFGLTFIPGFIWMMLKIYLMIFLFMWVRWTFVRVKVEHLMHISWKFLIPLTLFNIVITGIGVYVYRMIAG from the coding sequence ATGGTACTATTTCTTGTTTGGGTCGATATGTTCAGACAGTGGCTTGTTGGGATTGGAATACCGGCATTGCCTGCTGAAATATTGATTAAAACCATTCTGGTTTTAATTGTCATTATCTTTGTGCTAACGAACCTGATTGTTCTGGTCTGGCTGGAACGTAAGTTTGCTGCTTTCTACGCTGACCGCGTCGGCCCCAATCGCCTTGGACCTGCAGGTTTTCTGCAGTTCCCGGTTGATATTGTCAAAATGCTCGGGAAAGAGGATATTATTCCCGAAAACGTGGACAGACCGGTATTTAAGATTGCCAGTATCTGCGCATTCCTTACGGCAATTATGGGCTGGGCCGTTATTCCGCTTGGCAAAGGCATGATCCTGGAAGATTTAAATGTCGGACTATTGTACTTTATTGCGATCGGTTCTACAGGAACGATTGCCTTTGTCATGGCCGGTTTTGCTTCCAATAATAAATACGCGCTGCTCGGCGGCATGAGAACGGCTGCCCAGATGATCAGCTATGAAATTCCGCTGGCCTTTTCTTTGCTCGGCATCGTCATGATCACAGGAAGCTTAAGCCTTACCGAGATTGTCGATGCCCAGAAAAATGTCTGGTTTGTCTTTCCACAGATTCTTGCCTTCTTCGCTTATTTTGTTTGTTCCATCGCGGAAACAAACCGTGGACCGTTCGACTTGGCGGAAGGGGAGCAGGAGTTGGTTGCGGGGTACTTCGTTGAGTATTCGGGTATCCGCTATGCGTTGTTTATGGTCGCTGAATACACCCATCTGGTTGCGGTCTCGGCGATTGCAGCGGTTGTGTTCCTCGGCGGCTGGAATGCACCGTTTGGCTTGACCTTCATACCGGGATTCATCTGGATGATGCTTAAAATTTACTTGATGATTTTCCTGTTCATGTGGGTCAGATGGACATTTGTCAGGGTAAAGGTCGAGCATTTGATGCATATCAGCTGGAAATTCCTGATCCCGCTTACTTTATTTAATATTGTGATCACCGGCATTGGCGTTTACGTCTACCGGATGATTGCAGGTTAA
- a CDS encoding NADH-quinone oxidoreductase subunit N, with translation MNINFSLFTTEIATALLGLVILAVGLFLSKEKRHRLGYVIAVGLAVILVYSFGSYGQNTSVMDGMFIVDDFAVFFKQLFLIAAVLVILTSTVYVKKMGGNYEFYVITLVAALGMMVLVSAGDLLTLYVALETMTISFYILAGYKTDLKSSEAGVKYLILGAVSSGILLYGLSLVYGMTGTFVIRDIAESIKQMDGLSPAILVGIIFLLSGLGFKVSLVPFHMWSPDVYEGAPTPVTTFLATGSKAASFAALARILIEALPSYSGQWTYILAIMAAMTMVIGNIAAIPQTNIKRMLAYSSIAQAGYIITGIIAMSSAGIKAVAFYSMVYVFATIGAFAVVITFSQNTGSEEIKDYAGLAQRSPFMAAVLTVCLLSMAGIPPLAGFVGKLYLFSSIVNQGYLWLVILGLVMSMVSVYYYLLVVKAMYMNDPISSTPIKVPVGTNVTLLLILVLTLVLGIYAEPLSVLANMAGNAMFPF, from the coding sequence ATGAATATAAACTTTTCTTTATTTACCACTGAAATTGCAACGGCACTTCTTGGACTGGTGATCCTGGCTGTCGGCTTGTTCCTGTCCAAAGAAAAACGGCATAGGCTTGGTTACGTCATTGCCGTGGGACTTGCGGTGATCCTGGTATACAGTTTCGGAAGCTATGGACAGAATACCAGTGTGATGGACGGCATGTTCATCGTCGATGATTTTGCCGTGTTCTTTAAACAGCTGTTCCTGATAGCTGCCGTTCTGGTCATCCTGACCTCGACAGTCTATGTCAAAAAAATGGGCGGCAACTATGAGTTCTATGTCATTACGCTCGTGGCTGCGCTGGGCATGATGGTGCTGGTTTCCGCCGGAGACCTGCTGACACTTTATGTCGCGCTGGAAACCATGACAATTTCATTCTACATCCTGGCAGGCTACAAGACCGATCTGAAGTCCTCTGAAGCCGGGGTCAAATACCTGATTCTTGGAGCGGTCTCCTCCGGAATCCTGCTGTACGGTTTAAGCCTGGTCTATGGCATGACTGGTACGTTTGTGATCCGTGATATTGCTGAAAGCATTAAGCAGATGGATGGATTGTCACCGGCGATTCTCGTCGGAATCATCTTCCTGCTGTCAGGACTTGGCTTTAAAGTTTCGCTGGTGCCTTTCCATATGTGGTCACCCGATGTCTACGAAGGTGCGCCGACACCTGTCACCACCTTCCTCGCCACCGGGTCCAAAGCGGCTTCTTTTGCAGCGTTGGCCCGTATCCTGATTGAAGCACTGCCAAGCTACAGCGGACAATGGACGTATATCCTGGCGATTATGGCTGCGATGACGATGGTGATCGGAAACATTGCTGCCATTCCGCAGACCAATATCAAGAGAATGCTTGCGTACTCAAGTATCGCGCAGGCCGGCTATATTATCACGGGGATTATCGCTATGAGTTCCGCTGGGATCAAAGCAGTTGCGTTCTATTCGATGGTGTATGTGTTTGCGACGATCGGTGCTTTTGCGGTTGTCATCACATTCTCCCAGAATACGGGGAGTGAAGAGATTAAAGATTATGCAGGGCTTGCCCAGCGTTCACCGTTTATGGCCGCCGTGCTGACGGTATGTCTCCTGTCGATGGCAGGGATACCGCCTCTCGCCGGTTTTGTCGGCAAACTTTATTTGTTTTCTTCGATCGTCAACCAGGGCTATTTATGGCTTGTCATTCTCGGTCTGGTCATGAGCATGGTTTCCGTCTATTACTATTTGCTTGTGGTTAAAGCCATGTATATGAACGATCCTATATCCAGCACACCGATCAAGGTTCCGGTCGGAACCAATGTTACCCTACTGCTGATTCTGGTCCTTACGCTGGTTCTCGGTATCTATGCCGAACCACTGTCAGTACTGGCAAATATGGCTGGAAATGCGATGTTTCCTTTCTAA
- a CDS encoding NADH-quinone oxidoreductase subunit J, which produces MGFTVMFYVIAIVTLGSALMMVISKNIFHSALLMLVAFLGIAGVFVLLYADFLAATQVLVYAGAITIFVVFAIMFTIRGDMKSTNLFSRNLVPGALLSLIMIVVNAVMVLTTKWPLKAMTAPESTAKEIANLMLTKYVVAFEVTAVLLLVAMLGAIVIVKEVKKSS; this is translated from the coding sequence ATGGGCTTTACAGTGATGTTTTACGTAATTGCCATTGTTACCCTCGGTTCGGCACTTATGATGGTCATCAGCAAAAATATCTTTCACAGTGCGCTTTTAATGCTGGTAGCATTTTTAGGTATTGCGGGGGTTTTTGTTCTGCTGTATGCTGATTTTTTGGCTGCCACCCAGGTTCTGGTTTATGCTGGGGCGATCACGATATTTGTTGTCTTTGCGATCATGTTTACCATACGCGGAGATATGAAATCGACAAACTTGTTCTCTAGGAACCTAGTTCCGGGAGCGCTACTCTCACTGATCATGATTGTTGTGAATGCAGTCATGGTGCTGACAACGAAGTGGCCGCTGAAGGCTATGACAGCTCCGGAGTCAACAGCGAAGGAAATTGCTAATCTGATGCTGACAAAATACGTCGTTGCATTTGAAGTGACGGCAGTACTGTTGCTGGTGGCCATGCTCGGCGCGATTGTTATCGTGAAAGAGGTGAAAAAGTCCTCATGA